TAGGATGGCTGGTATGCAGGTGTATTGAAAGAAGATTTAGCTATTGAGTTCTTTTGCTCTTTTTTCAGCATTTAAAATTCCCAGTTTTAGAATTTCCTTAAAGCTGTTTTCTTCAAAAGTTTTCAAAGCGGCTTCTGTGGTTCCACCTTTGGAAGCTACATCTTTGATCAGTTCTTCAAGGTTCTTTTCAGAATTATTGATGAGATGATAAGCTCCCAGCATGGTTTGTTTTACAAATAATTTAGAAAGGTTTTCTTCAATTCCCATTTCGATTCCTGCTTTAATCATGGCATCAATAATATAGTAAAAATAAGCAGGTCCACTTCCGGAAAGTGCAGTAACGCCATCCAAAAGATTTTCATCTTCTAAATAAACAGATCTCCCGGTACTGTTTAATAATCTTTCAATATTGATAAGCTGGCTGAAGGAAATACCATCTGCAGCCGTATAACCTGTAATTCCCATTCCCAGAAGGGTAGGAGAATTGGGCATTGCTCTTACAACGAGTGGATGGTTTAATGATTTTTGAATTTTCTCAATATTAATTCCAGCCATAATGGATAGAACCATTTGATTATCCTTTAAGGTAAACTTAAAATTCTGAACAACTGTCTGGAAATCCTGTGGTTTTACGGCAATGATAATTAAGTCTGCATCCAGCTCTGTAACTTCATCAAAGGTGGATGTTTTTGATTTGGGAAATTCACCTGCCATTTTAGAGATTTTAGTCTGGCTTCGGGTAATCAGGTGAAGGTTTTCCGGTTTAATCAGTTCATATTTCAAAAATGATTTTGAAAATGATAGTCCCATGTTTCCGGCTCCCAAAATAGCTATTTTCATATTGGCGTGTTTATTTCTAACGAAATTAATGTTTTTTATCGGGATGAGGAAGAGATGGGAAGCTGGGAGGTATTATAGTATTTTCAGCAACAAAAAGGTCCGGCCAATGCCGAACCTTTTTATTTATTCTACCGGAAATTCAGGTCGTCTCATTTTATATTTTGTGCCTGAAAGAGCTTCAAGGAAGGAAACCAAAGCTTTTTTCTCTTCTTTGGTGAGCTTTAAGGGTTTTAATAAAGGATCAGTTACGGGATACAGCGGATCTTTCTCTTTTGCTTCAGGAGAAGGATCTATCATGTGCATTCCACTGTTGTATATATTTACGATCCCTTCCAATTCTCCGAAAAAGCCATTATGCATCCATGGTTGAGTAAGCATCAGATCTCTTAACTGAGGGGTTCTGAATTTTCCTACATCTTCAGGTTTTTTGGTAATATTATACAATCCGAGATCTTCGTATTTTCTTTTGTAATAGGTAAGGCCAATATTGTGGAAAGATTCGTCTGTAAGATTTTGGCCGCTGTGGCAGTTCATACAGCGTGCTTTTGTTCTGAAAACATGCATTCCATAGATTTCTTCATCAGACAATGCATTGTATTTTCCCTCCAGGA
This Chryseobacterium sp. G0162 DNA region includes the following protein-coding sequences:
- the proC gene encoding pyrroline-5-carboxylate reductase, whose amino-acid sequence is MKIAILGAGNMGLSFSKSFLKYELIKPENLHLITRSQTKISKMAGEFPKSKTSTFDEVTELDADLIIIAVKPQDFQTVVQNFKFTLKDNQMVLSIMAGINIEKIQKSLNHPLVVRAMPNSPTLLGMGITGYTAADGISFSQLINIERLLNSTGRSVYLEDENLLDGVTALSGSGPAYFYYIIDAMIKAGIEMGIEENLSKLFVKQTMLGAYHLINNSEKNLEELIKDVASKGGTTEAALKTFEENSFKEILKLGILNAEKRAKELNS